A single genomic interval of Candidatus Poribacteria bacterium harbors:
- a CDS encoding ABC transporter permease subunit, with protein sequence MIWHITKRELYDNLNSLRFALTTVLLLALMVTNAVRHLREHPERVREHQIAATKSLNHLTNRADASLYTLAQYGPGNFYKKPSPLHFCANGGESLLPDTVEVEEPFVFASDSEGNSTLEGVWSLSYPDANLQNKDVGPNVSQVDWAFIIGYVLSLIALLFTFDAFSGERESGTLRLMLANSIPRHTVLIGKFLGALLSVSIPFILAVLVNLLLISTANTVHLTTEAWGRLGIIFFLALLYTSLFLALGLLVSTRVQRSAVSLMILLLTWVTFVVFMPSTLASIASSFSPAVSFDESWKQRNRSQRDLWDKYGEWLWSSEVDDSTLRGKSKFYTENVERWERKHEERLKYRTSQVRRAHAITSISPATLLQHLIEAFAGTGFERHLQFVENTQHYARQFREFIVDTDRGDPESLHIISVREGMSQKPVSPEAVPRFEDTLSLSKDFNTTVMEMLLLALFVVVLLSGAYLAFVRVEV encoded by the coding sequence GAGCATCAGATCGCTGCCACCAAATCTTTGAATCACTTAACGAATCGCGCCGATGCCAGCCTCTATACACTGGCACAATACGGACCGGGAAACTTCTACAAAAAACCGTCTCCGCTTCACTTCTGTGCAAACGGAGGTGAATCCCTTTTACCAGATACGGTTGAAGTGGAAGAGCCATTTGTGTTCGCGAGCGATTCAGAGGGTAACTCAACACTTGAAGGGGTCTGGAGTTTGTCCTATCCAGATGCCAACCTCCAAAATAAGGACGTTGGACCGAACGTTTCACAAGTAGATTGGGCATTCATCATCGGTTATGTCTTGAGTTTGATAGCCCTCTTATTTACTTTTGATGCCTTCTCCGGTGAACGCGAGAGTGGCACACTCCGATTGATGTTAGCAAATTCAATTCCGCGACACACTGTCCTTATCGGCAAGTTCTTAGGGGCATTGCTCAGTGTTAGCATCCCGTTTATACTTGCTGTGTTGGTGAACCTTTTATTAATTTCTACCGCAAATACTGTTCACCTAACAACAGAAGCATGGGGACGCTTAGGGATCATTTTCTTTCTCGCGCTTTTATACACGAGTCTGTTTCTGGCGTTAGGACTGTTGGTCTCCACGCGTGTGCAACGGAGCGCAGTGAGTCTGATGATACTTCTGTTGACGTGGGTGACCTTCGTCGTTTTTATGCCCAGCACCCTCGCTTCAATTGCAAGCAGTTTCTCACCTGCTGTATCCTTTGATGAATCTTGGAAGCAGCGTAACCGTTCTCAAAGGGACTTGTGGGATAAATACGGCGAGTGGCTCTGGTCCAGTGAAGTGGATGACAGCACGTTAAGGGGGAAAAGCAAATTTTACACCGAAAACGTTGAAAGGTGGGAACGCAAGCACGAAGAACGATTAAAGTATCGAACTTCTCAGGTGCGCCGCGCGCATGCTATCACCAGCATCTCACCCGCCACACTTCTCCAGCACCTTATTGAAGCGTTTGCTGGAACGGGTTTTGAGCGGCATTTGCAATTTGTAGAAAATACACAGCATTACGCCCGACAATTTCGTGAATTCATCGTTGACACCGATAGAGGTGACCCTGAAAGCCTTCATATCATAAGTGTTCGTGAAGGCATGTCGCAGAAGCCTGTCAGTCCAGAGGCTGTCCCGAGATTTGAAGACACGCTCAGCCTCAGTAAAGACTTCAACACGACTGTGATGGAGATGCTGCTGTTAGCATTGTTCGTTGTGGTGCTTCTATCGGGTGCGTATCTTGCGTTTGTGCGCGTTGAGGTGTAA
- a CDS encoding ABC transporter permease subunit, whose product MLKTLIRRELLDNLMTFRFAAVLLITLLLVVANTVVLIQDYEQRMESYNNAVKMHYQDLRNAKTYSTMYLFVDRPPNPLSIFNVGLDKRLGNLMGIWHGFVPTLWNAQMHGTDNPFIAFFSSIDIVFVFEVILSLMGLIFAYDAIAGERERGTLRLVLAQPIGRGQILLAKYISAMACLLVPLILSLLFALLLLTRSIPLATADFLRIAGIVFTSFAYLSLFYLMGLLISVATRSTGTALMLAMFVWGFLILVYPNLIRATVNPEGDIQARTKTAENQIQQIVDEYERERKKFLENESIIGDASKFSEAVGLYTDAHVNPVTLSPYLESMSLISKIPPDFEKYVPIAKKYYSFVEPLATDAAEKAWFVQKQALDDIFVRQAMMDRTLLKFSPVGIYDIATQAWAGTDLRGLRDFFEAARQYRRVVIDYFYAKDAFASREWFVADKGAVDWSTLPQFTFQRRDIGTNARRALPDLFLLLICNLALFIGVVLIFIKSEV is encoded by the coding sequence ATGCTTAAAACACTCATTCGCAGGGAACTGCTCGACAATCTAATGACCTTCCGTTTCGCCGCCGTCTTGCTCATCACGCTGTTGCTCGTTGTTGCAAACACGGTGGTGCTTATTCAAGATTATGAACAGCGTATGGAGAGTTACAATAATGCCGTCAAGATGCATTATCAGGATCTACGCAATGCTAAGACCTACTCTACGATGTACCTGTTCGTTGATCGTCCCCCGAATCCGTTGAGCATTTTCAATGTCGGATTGGATAAACGTTTGGGAAACCTCATGGGTATTTGGCATGGGTTCGTGCCTACACTCTGGAATGCCCAAATGCACGGCACTGATAACCCGTTCATCGCCTTCTTTTCTTCAATCGACATCGTCTTTGTCTTTGAGGTTATCCTCAGCCTGATGGGGTTGATATTCGCTTACGATGCGATTGCGGGAGAACGTGAGCGCGGCACGTTACGTCTCGTGCTGGCGCAACCTATCGGACGCGGGCAGATCTTACTTGCGAAATATATCAGTGCGATGGCCTGTCTGTTAGTTCCCTTGATATTGAGTCTGCTTTTTGCCCTACTGCTGTTGACCCGTTCGATTCCGCTGGCAACGGCTGATTTTCTCCGCATCGCCGGGATTGTTTTTACGTCGTTCGCGTACCTGTCCCTGTTTTACCTCATGGGGTTGCTGATTTCTGTAGCGACGCGTAGCACCGGCACGGCGTTAATGCTTGCGATGTTCGTATGGGGTTTTCTGATACTCGTGTACCCTAACCTAATTCGGGCGACAGTTAACCCAGAGGGCGACATTCAAGCGCGAACGAAAACCGCTGAAAACCAAATTCAACAAATTGTAGATGAATATGAACGGGAACGGAAAAAGTTCCTTGAAAACGAGAGTATCATCGGAGATGCGTCCAAGTTTAGCGAGGCAGTGGGGCTTTATACCGACGCACACGTCAATCCAGTGACTCTCTCGCCTTACCTCGAAAGTATGAGCCTTATTTCTAAAATCCCGCCGGACTTTGAAAAGTACGTCCCTATTGCTAAGAAATATTATTCTTTTGTTGAACCGTTAGCCACCGATGCCGCAGAAAAGGCGTGGTTCGTCCAAAAGCAGGCACTTGATGACATTTTCGTTCGGCAAGCCATGATGGATAGGACACTGTTGAAATTCTCACCCGTGGGCATCTATGACATCGCAACGCAGGCGTGGGCAGGAACGGACCTACGCGGTCTCAGAGATTTTTTCGAGGCGGCACGACAGTATCGGAGAGTCGTGATTGACTATTTCTACGCGAAGGATGCGTTTGCATCACGGGAATGGTTTGTCGCCGACAAAGGTGCAGTCGATTGGAGTACACTCCCTCAGTTTACTTTTCAGAGAAGAGACATTGGAACGAATGCAAGGCGGGCATTACCAGACCTGTTTCTATTATTGATATGTAACCTCGCTCTGTTTATAGGGGTCGTTCTTATTTTTATCAAAAGCGAAGTGTAG
- a CDS encoding ABC transporter permease subunit encodes MMWHIAKRELYDNLNSLRFALATVLLLALMLTNAVVYLREHPARTQAYHNAAANAVKTLEARSTSLYRLATEGPGDLHKAPSSLRFCAEGDAAFLPRHAGGGNYVRDIANVPAVWRMGYPQETPNLRNIRPDFTTLDWAFIVGYVLSFVAILFTFDAISGELERGTLRLTLANPIPRHTVLIGKFFGVFISINIPFAIAVLMNLLLISTSEAVQLNAEAWGRLGILYGIVVLYTCLFIALGLLISAAVRESGVSLVVLLLVWVSFVVFMPSTMASIGSRTSIPIAYMEFWNQRIQIADEAREAYQDKYGDSQTTPPVHVLGEYVTSEAEEYERYNEAYLKQQIAQGKRARAITRISPAAIVQRLFESFAGTEFERHLQFVENVQRYAREYREFVVDTDRADPESLHVVGIREGMSQKSVSPAALPKFKDTLSLNRDFNTAATDLLLLVLFLTVLVSGAYLAFVRLEI; translated from the coding sequence ATGATGTGGCATATCGCAAAACGTGAACTCTACGACAACCTGAATAGTCTCCGTTTCGCATTGGCAACCGTTCTGCTGCTGGCATTGATGCTAACCAATGCCGTTGTGTATCTGCGCGAACACCCCGCGCGAACACAGGCATACCACAACGCCGCTGCCAACGCGGTTAAGACCTTAGAAGCGCGCAGTACCAGCTTATATCGCCTCGCGACAGAAGGACCTGGGGATCTCCACAAAGCACCTTCTTCGCTCCGTTTCTGTGCAGAAGGCGATGCGGCATTTCTGCCAAGGCACGCTGGCGGCGGTAACTACGTCCGCGACATCGCCAACGTCCCTGCTGTCTGGCGGATGGGTTACCCACAAGAAACACCGAACCTCCGCAATATCCGTCCTGATTTCACAACGCTGGATTGGGCATTCATTGTCGGTTATGTGCTGAGTTTTGTCGCCATCCTGTTCACTTTTGACGCAATTTCTGGTGAACTGGAACGCGGAACATTGCGATTGACCTTGGCAAACCCGATTCCACGACATACGGTGCTGATCGGAAAATTCTTCGGTGTATTCATCAGTATTAATATTCCGTTTGCGATTGCGGTGCTGATGAACCTACTTCTCATCTCTACCTCAGAGGCAGTACAACTCAATGCCGAAGCATGGGGACGTTTAGGCATCTTATACGGTATTGTTGTCCTCTATACGTGTCTCTTTATCGCTTTGGGACTCCTTATCTCCGCCGCCGTCCGAGAGAGTGGGGTGAGCCTTGTCGTTTTGCTTTTAGTCTGGGTGAGTTTTGTGGTGTTTATGCCGAGCACTATGGCATCTATCGGCAGTCGGACATCGATCCCGATCGCGTACATGGAATTTTGGAACCAGCGCATCCAAATTGCGGACGAAGCGCGCGAGGCATACCAAGATAAATATGGAGATTCACAAACCACGCCGCCAGTGCATGTACTCGGCGAGTATGTTACCTCAGAAGCAGAAGAATATGAACGCTACAATGAGGCGTATTTAAAGCAACAGATTGCGCAGGGGAAAAGAGCGCGTGCGATAACCCGCATCTCACCAGCAGCGATTGTTCAACGTCTCTTTGAATCTTTTGCCGGGACAGAATTTGAGCGGCATCTGCAATTTGTGGAAAATGTGCAGCGTTATGCCCGCGAATATCGCGAATTCGTTGTTGATACCGATAGGGCTGATCCGGAGAGCCTTCATGTCGTTGGGATTCGCGAGGGTATGTCGCAGAAAAGCGTCAGTCCAGCGGCGCTCCCCAAATTTAAAGATACGCTCAGCCTCAATCGTGATTTCAACACCGCGGCGACGGATTTACTGCTATTGGTGCTGTTTCTGACAGTGCTTGTATCAGGCGCGTATCTCGCTTTTGTGCGGCTTGAGATTTAA
- a CDS encoding UPF0175 family protein: MLQVEIHSPTLEKEVDALICAGLYPDSHALIVDALEELVRNKKKSRLNASIQRYQAGEVTLGRASELAGMHRFEFEEVLKARGILKIVEVGSVEKLKAGVSLIKSLHRENSKTEE; encoded by the coding sequence ATGTTACAGGTTGAAATTCACTCGCCTACTCTTGAAAAAGAGGTTGATGCCTTGATTTGTGCTGGGCTTTATCCAGATTCCCATGCTTTAATTGTTGATGCTCTTGAAGAACTGGTCCGTAATAAAAAGAAATCCCGCCTTAATGCTTCAATTCAACGCTATCAAGCGGGAGAAGTGACACTTGGGAGAGCTTCGGAACTGGCCGGAATGCACCGTTTTGAATTTGAAGAGGTCTTAAAAGCGAGGGGCATCTTGAAAATCGTTGAGGTTGGGTCGGTAGAAAAACTAAAGGCGGGCGTTTCGCTCATCAAAAGCCTTCACAGAGAAAACAGTAAAACAGAGGAATAG
- the ilvE gene encoding branched-chain-amino-acid transaminase, which translates to MEPKLPDSRNENILIHVNGELLPREDAKISVFDSLVQGGDGVWEGLRVYNGKIFALDPHLDRLIDSAHAMAFAGIPTRDEIKKAIFETLEANGMRDGVHIRLTLSRGKKVTSSMDARVNQYGTTLIAIAEWKPPIYAQSGIRLITSAIRRNPPQCVDSKIHHNNLINNILAKIEANVAGVDDAIMLDIFGYVSETNATNIFLIKRGEVLTPHADSCLPGITRGTVIQIAREAGIPLTERNVSLTEVYTADEVFTTGTVGELSPVLEVDGRKIGDEGIRPVTTRLQELYAEMTANEGEPLPTQL; encoded by the coding sequence ATGGAACCTAAATTACCCGATTCAAGAAATGAAAACATATTAATCCACGTTAACGGTGAATTGTTACCTCGTGAAGATGCGAAGATCTCCGTGTTCGATAGCCTCGTCCAAGGTGGCGATGGCGTATGGGAAGGTTTGCGCGTCTATAATGGAAAGATATTCGCACTCGACCCACATCTGGATCGACTCATAGATTCAGCCCACGCGATGGCGTTCGCAGGCATTCCAACACGCGATGAAATCAAAAAAGCGATTTTTGAGACGCTTGAAGCCAACGGCATGCGGGACGGTGTTCATATCCGTCTAACGCTGAGTCGCGGGAAAAAGGTTACCTCCAGCATGGACGCACGCGTCAATCAGTACGGGACCACCTTAATTGCGATAGCTGAGTGGAAACCGCCCATCTATGCTCAGAGCGGTATTCGTTTAATCACTTCAGCAATCCGACGGAATCCACCGCAGTGTGTTGACTCTAAGATCCATCACAACAACCTGATTAACAACATCCTCGCCAAAATTGAGGCGAATGTCGCTGGCGTGGACGATGCGATCATGCTCGACATCTTCGGTTACGTTTCAGAGACGAACGCGACAAACATCTTTCTCATAAAACGTGGAGAAGTTCTGACCCCACATGCTGATAGCTGCCTACCGGGGATCACGCGAGGCACGGTCATTCAAATCGCTCGCGAGGCGGGTATCCCGTTGACGGAGCGGAATGTTTCGTTGACTGAGGTTTACACCGCGGACGAAGTCTTCACGACGGGTACTGTCGGTGAGTTGAGTCCTGTTTTGGAGGTCGATGGCAGGAAAATTGGGGACGAAGGAATCCGCCCTGTGACGACTCGGCTACAGGAACTTTACGCAGAGATGACTGCCAACGAAGGTGAACCGCTGCCTACACAATTGTAA
- the hisF gene encoding imidazole glycerol phosphate synthase subunit HisF: MLTKRIIPCLDVRAGKVTKGIAFKGNVDVGDPVEMARFYYEGGADELVFYDITASNERRDIMIDVVSAVAAEIFIPFSVGGGLRTLEDMRRVLLAGAEKVSIDSGAVRNPEIIAEGARAFGSQCVVLSMQVKRVPKSEQIPSGYEIFIDGGRTPVGWDALEWSARGVDLGAGEIVVNSIDADGTKAGYELELTGAIADLVPVPVIASGGAGNPEHLRDVFVESNADAAIVASITHYGEFTIDNIKTYLTDEGVSVRNKW; this comes from the coding sequence ATGCTAACGAAACGGATAATTCCATGTTTAGATGTGCGTGCCGGAAAGGTTACGAAAGGCATCGCTTTCAAAGGCAATGTTGATGTCGGTGATCCGGTTGAGATGGCACGGTTCTATTACGAAGGCGGTGCCGATGAACTCGTCTTTTACGACATCACGGCGAGCAACGAACGACGCGATATTATGATTGATGTCGTCTCCGCAGTCGCCGCCGAAATTTTTATCCCGTTCTCTGTCGGGGGTGGGTTGCGCACACTTGAGGATATGCGCCGTGTTCTACTCGCAGGTGCAGAGAAGGTGAGCATAGACTCGGGTGCCGTGCGGAACCCTGAAATCATCGCGGAGGGAGCACGGGCATTCGGCAGTCAGTGCGTCGTGCTAAGTATGCAGGTGAAGCGGGTCCCGAAAAGCGAACAGATCCCAAGCGGCTATGAAATTTTCATAGATGGCGGGAGAACACCGGTCGGTTGGGATGCGCTGGAATGGTCGGCGCGTGGGGTCGATTTAGGTGCAGGCGAAATTGTCGTTAATAGCATCGACGCAGACGGCACAAAAGCCGGGTATGAACTCGAATTGACGGGTGCTATCGCGGATCTGGTGCCGGTGCCGGTCATCGCCTCCGGTGGTGCGGGAAACCCAGAGCATCTACGGGACGTTTTTGTCGAAAGCAACGCCGACGCCGCGATTGTCGCCTCTATCACACATTACGGCGAATTTACAATTGATAACATCAAAACCTACCTGACGGATGAAGGTGTGAGCGTCCGGAATAAATGGTAG
- the murJ gene encoding murein biosynthesis integral membrane protein MurJ, which produces MENETKSTAQENQKVTRAVGIVSIAVMVSRILGLARETAIGYYFPAKTSADPFYLAFRIPNFLRDMFGEGILSKAFITTFLATEAEDGEEAAWNLTNRIFNLTFLVLIGITALGIILAPVLIDILARDNFERNLDTIEHFGFDSKIELAIYLTQLMFPYLLFVSFAAIAMGLLNSKGRFGIPACASTFFNVGSLAVGIGGYYLCPLVEIHPVTGMAIGVIVGGIAQFLIQVPSMYRVGFRYRPLLSLRDPRVLQVVHLIGPAVLGVAAVQVNLLTNTFFITSDSGWLTWISRAYRIMHLPIGIFGVAISTVALPQLARFVTAGETENFRNALSHALRLMLVLTIPAGIGLMILSAPICRLLYEWGATVEEDTIGTTGILFVYAFGLCGFSTLKIVTDGFYAHKDIRAPVIVSICAVVLNICLNYLFIYREFFLDPRAVVFSTVLTVTLNCAVLLLLLRRKVGRLGLRSLAKLTLKILIASAVMGVVCWLTNNVIEKDWLGTEGIIPRTTGVFAPIGLSLLALAGMYKFLKVSEFDDILNIFKHGSR; this is translated from the coding sequence ATGGAAAACGAAACGAAATCCACAGCGCAAGAGAATCAAAAGGTCACCCGTGCGGTGGGAATTGTCAGCATTGCTGTGATGGTATCTCGGATATTGGGTCTCGCTCGCGAAACGGCGATAGGTTACTACTTCCCCGCCAAAACCAGCGCGGACCCTTTTTATCTTGCCTTCCGTATCCCAAACTTTCTACGCGATATGTTCGGTGAAGGGATTTTGAGCAAGGCATTTATTACCACATTCCTTGCGACAGAGGCTGAAGACGGCGAAGAAGCAGCGTGGAATCTTACGAACCGCATCTTTAACCTAACGTTCCTCGTTTTAATCGGTATCACAGCACTCGGTATCATTCTCGCTCCAGTTCTTATCGATATATTGGCACGAGACAATTTTGAAAGAAATTTAGATACCATTGAACATTTCGGATTTGACAGCAAGATTGAACTGGCAATTTATCTCACGCAATTGATGTTCCCGTATCTACTCTTTGTGTCATTTGCGGCAATTGCTATGGGATTATTGAATAGCAAGGGACGGTTTGGTATCCCAGCCTGCGCCTCCACCTTCTTTAACGTAGGCTCTCTCGCTGTCGGCATAGGTGGCTACTACTTGTGTCCACTGGTAGAGATTCACCCGGTAACAGGCATGGCTATAGGTGTAATTGTCGGCGGCATTGCTCAATTCCTAATTCAGGTGCCATCTATGTACCGGGTCGGCTTTCGGTATCGTCCGCTGCTGAGCCTTCGGGATCCGAGAGTCCTCCAAGTTGTTCACCTCATCGGACCGGCTGTGTTAGGAGTCGCGGCGGTGCAGGTGAATCTACTGACGAACACATTCTTTATCACTTCAGATTCTGGATGGTTGACTTGGATCAGTCGGGCGTATCGCATCATGCATCTCCCGATCGGGATATTCGGCGTTGCGATTTCAACGGTGGCACTGCCACAACTCGCGAGGTTTGTAACAGCGGGGGAGACAGAGAATTTCCGTAACGCGCTTTCTCACGCCCTCCGCTTAATGCTTGTTCTGACAATTCCGGCTGGAATTGGACTCATGATATTGTCGGCACCGATCTGCCGTTTGCTTTACGAATGGGGTGCAACCGTTGAAGAAGACACAATCGGAACAACCGGGATCTTATTCGTTTATGCCTTCGGTCTCTGCGGATTTTCGACCCTTAAGATTGTTACAGACGGGTTCTATGCGCACAAAGATATTCGCGCGCCCGTTATTGTCAGCATTTGTGCCGTTGTGCTCAATATCTGCCTCAACTATCTGTTCATCTATCGCGAATTTTTCTTGGATCCGCGCGCTGTCGTATTTTCAACGGTCTTGACAGTGACGTTGAACTGTGCCGTCCTACTGCTACTGCTCCGTCGCAAGGTTGGACGGTTGGGGCTTCGATCACTTGCCAAGCTGACGCTCAAAATTTTAATCGCTTCAGCGGTGATGGGAGTTGTTTGCTGGCTGACAAATAACGTCATTGAGAAGGATTGGCTCGGTACGGAGGGCATCATACCACGCACCACTGGGGTGTTTGCCCCTATCGGATTGAGTCTGCTGGCACTTGCGGGAATGTATAAGTTTTTGAAGGTCTCGGAATTCGACGATATTTTGAATATATTTAAACATGGCAGTCGGTAG
- a CDS encoding DUF2203 domain-containing protein, translated as MQEKRYFTLEEANQCIPELVDEISLLRAIRAQLAGLHAEITPLLEVVSSNGGSQHTPALLNATKRFQEVLDRIEARGCHLKGLDPGLVDFPHLRNGKEVYLCWRMGEKKIRYWHEIEDGFEGRQSL; from the coding sequence ATGCAGGAAAAGCGATATTTTACGCTTGAAGAAGCAAATCAATGCATCCCCGAATTAGTTGATGAAATTTCACTGTTAAGAGCAATAAGAGCGCAACTCGCAGGGCTTCACGCAGAAATTACCCCACTCTTGGAGGTGGTTTCCTCCAATGGTGGCAGTCAGCATACTCCCGCCCTACTCAATGCAACGAAACGCTTTCAGGAAGTTCTGGATCGGATTGAGGCACGCGGGTGTCATCTAAAAGGGCTGGATCCGGGATTAGTCGATTTCCCACACCTCCGCAACGGCAAAGAGGTCTACCTCTGTTGGCGGATGGGTGAAAAGAAGATCCGCTACTGGCATGAAATTGAGGACGGATTTGAAGGACGACAGTCGTTGTAG
- the thiD gene encoding bifunctional hydroxymethylpyrimidine kinase/phosphomethylpyrimidine kinase has translation MKQILTIAGSDSGGGAGIQADIKAISANGGFAMSAITSVTAQNTVAVTDAFDLPIPLIEAQLDAVFTDFEVASVKTGMLSSSAIVEAVAGKLREYTPPAIVVDPVMISKSKFPLLKEEAIDSLKTALIPLATVITPNVYEAELLAQQDIQSIDDAKSAAKAIGAFGCHAVLVKGGHLIGNKEATDVLYCDGQWTFFQAERIETENTHGTGCTYSAAIATQLAHGKDLSAAINTAKAYITGAIQHALDIGHGHGPTNHFFRS, from the coding sequence ATGAAACAGATTTTAACGATTGCAGGTTCAGACTCAGGTGGAGGCGCAGGCATACAAGCAGACATCAAAGCGATCTCGGCGAATGGTGGCTTCGCAATGTCAGCGATTACTTCCGTTACAGCACAGAACACGGTCGCGGTCACAGATGCTTTTGACTTACCTATTCCACTGATTGAAGCGCAGTTAGACGCCGTTTTTACGGATTTTGAGGTCGCCAGCGTCAAAACGGGGATGCTCTCCTCGTCAGCGATTGTCGAGGCGGTTGCGGGGAAATTGCGGGAATATACACCGCCAGCCATTGTTGTAGACCCAGTGATGATTTCCAAAAGCAAATTTCCACTGTTAAAAGAGGAGGCAATTGATAGCCTCAAAACAGCGTTGATTCCGCTTGCGACAGTGATTACACCTAACGTTTACGAGGCAGAGCTACTCGCGCAACAGGACATCCAGAGCATAGACGACGCCAAAAGTGCCGCCAAGGCGATCGGGGCATTCGGTTGTCATGCTGTCCTTGTCAAAGGTGGGCATCTTATCGGAAACAAGGAAGCCACTGATGTGCTTTATTGCGATGGTCAATGGACTTTTTTCCAGGCGGAACGGATCGAGACAGAAAACACGCACGGTACAGGCTGCACCTACTCGGCGGCAATCGCGACGCAACTTGCCCACGGGAAAGATTTGAGTGCCGCTATCAATACGGCAAAGGCGTACATCACCGGTGCAATCCAGCACGCTTTAGACATCGGGCACGGACACGGTCCCACGAACCATTTTTTTAGGTCGTAG
- a CDS encoding thiamine phosphate synthase yields the protein MIDFKLYAITDRHRCAPTPLIDVILELLDVGVTAFQLREKDLSETELIKLAQPIAELCHNYEAKLFINTHTSVASDVGAAGIHLPANSESVDSVKATEAGDNFYVGCSVHSFDAAKKREAEGCDFVTYSPIYATASKPGYVPAVGTASLAEVVEGVKLPVFALGGITPTRVSECLSAGTFGVAVMSGVMSPKGASIQAKHYLAALC from the coding sequence ATGATCGACTTTAAGCTGTACGCCATCACTGATAGACACCGATGCGCGCCCACTCCATTAATCGATGTTATCTTGGAATTACTGGACGTAGGCGTCACCGCCTTCCAATTACGTGAGAAAGATTTAAGCGAGACTGAATTGATTAAATTGGCACAACCTATTGCAGAATTGTGTCATAATTACGAAGCAAAACTTTTTATCAATACACATACGAGTGTTGCCAGTGATGTCGGTGCTGCGGGGATCCATCTTCCAGCGAATTCAGAATCCGTAGATTCCGTAAAGGCAACCGAGGCCGGCGATAACTTCTACGTTGGATGCTCCGTGCACTCTTTTGATGCAGCAAAGAAACGGGAAGCAGAGGGGTGCGATTTTGTGACCTATAGTCCTATCTACGCCACAGCAAGCAAACCGGGATACGTTCCCGCTGTCGGCACAGCGAGCCTCGCTGAAGTGGTCGAAGGTGTGAAACTGCCAGTTTTTGCATTGGGAGGTATTACACCCACCAGAGTGTCGGAATGCTTAAGTGCTGGCACTTTCGGGGTGGCTGTGATGTCAGGTGTTATGTCACCTAAAGGTGCGAGCATACAAGCGAAACACTATCTTGCCGCTTTATGCTAA